The stretch of DNA GAGGTCACGCTTGGCGCGATGCTGATTTCCGTGCCGGTCGGCCTGATGTGCGCGATTTATCTGGTCGAATACGCGCGTGGCGGCAGATTCGCCAAGGCCATCACGCTTCTGGTCAACGTGATGAGCGGCATCCCCTCGATTGTCGCGGGCCTGTTCGCCTTCTCGCTGTTCGCAATTCTGATGGGGCCCGGGGTTTCCAACGGGTTCGAAGGTTCGGTGGCGCTTTCGATTCTGATGATCCCCACCGTCGTCAATTCCAGCGTCGAGATGCTGCGGATCGTCCCCGACGACCTGCGCGAGGCGTCGTACGCGCTTGGCGTCACCAAATCGCGGACTATCGTGAAAGTCGTCTTGCGCACCGCACTACCCGGCATCGTCTCCGGCGTCATCCTCGCCATCGCCCGCGTCATCGGCGAGACGGCGCCGCTGCTGATGACCGCAGGGTTCATCGCCACCACCAACTGGAACCTGTTCGCCGGCCAGATGACTACCTTGCCGGTCTTCGTCTATCAGGAATATAGCAAGATGTCCGTGACCTGCCCGCCGAGCGCCGGCCCGGGGTGCGTCGCGTCCATTCCTACCGAGCGTTCCTGGGCGGCGGCGTTGGTGCTGATTGTCATTGTGCTGGTCTTGAATCTCGTTGGCCGCCTGGTACAGCGACTGTTCAGCACGGAGGCATCTCGATGAAAGGCGGCATCGCGCGATTCATCACGTATGGCGGCCCATCGGCCTCGATACGGCGCACTTTTCTGACGGTAATGTGCAAAAAGTGCATGTTAGCTGTTCCAAAACGCACTTTTCTGACGCTGGCGTGCAAAAAGTGCATTCTGGATTCGGTAAAGCGTACTTTTGGGACGGTGGCGTCTGAAACTGCGCGATACGTAAGGTGACACAGATTCCGATATAGGTATCAACAATGAAAGCGAGACAACATGGGGCAACGCATCGATGTCGAACACCTGAACGTCTACTACGGCGATTTCCTGGCCGTTCAGGACGTCAATCTCAACATTCAGGCCAACAAGGTCACCGCGTTCATCGGACCGTCCGGCTGCGGCAAATCCACGGTCCTGCGAACGCTCGACCGCATGCACGAGATCACGCCGGGAGCGCGGGTCGAGGGCAAGGTGCTGCTCGACGGGCGTGATCTCTATGGCAAGGGGGTCGATCCGGTGGCCGTGCGCCGCGATGTCGGCATGGTTTTCCAGAAGGCCAATCCGTTCCCGACGATGTCCATTCGCGAGAACGTCTTGGCCGGTATTCGCTTGAACAACCGCCATATTTCAAAAGCCGACGCTGACGAGCTCGTGGAATGGGCCCTGCGCGGCGCGAATCTGTGGAACGAGGTCAAGGACAGGCTTGACAAACCGGGCATCGGGCTTTCCGGCGGCCAACAGCAGCGCCTGTGCATCGCCCGCGCCGTCGCCGTCCACCCGCAGGTGCTCCTGATGGACGAGCCCTGTTCCGCTCTCGACCCGATCTCCACGCTCGCGGTCGAAGATCTCATCAACGAGCTCAAGCGCGACTACACCATCGTCATCGTCACCCACAACATGCAGCAGGCCGCGCGCGTAGCCGATTACACCGCCTTCTTCAACTTGAAGGCCGTCGGCAAGCCCGGCCATCTCGAGTATTTCGCCGACACCACCACGATGTTCAACAACCCGCAAAACGAAGAGGCCGAGCGCTACATCTCCGGCCGTTTCGGGTGATCGAGTTTTTTAAGTCAACAAGATATCAGACACGCTGGAACAGACGTAGGGGAGGACCGGTGTTATATTCGAGATGTCCGCGGGAACGCGGGCGAGTCGCAGCAACCTCCGTATCGTCAATTCATCTATCAACAGCTAGTGAAGTCGTCGGTTTTGTAGTGGTAACGCCTTGAACGCCGACCGCCCCTTTCTCTATAGCTCTGACTTGGCGGTGCAAAACCAAGGAAGAGAGAATGATGGACAGGTTCTTCCATCTTAAAGAAAATCACACCACAGTATCCACTGAAATTACAGCAGGCATCACCACCTTCTTCGCGATGAGCTATATCATCGTCGTCAATCCGCAAGTGCTGAGCACCACCGGCATGCCATGGGGCGCCGTGTTCCTCGCCACCATCATCGCCTCCATCGTCGGCACGCTCGTCATGGGCCTCTTCGCCAACGTTCCCTACGCCCAGTCCGCCAGCATGGGTCTCAACGCCTTCTTCGCCTACACGGTGTGCGCCGGCCTCGGCTTCACTTGGCAGGAGACGCTGTGTATGACATTCCTGTGCGGCCTGATCAACATCCTGATCACCGTCACCTCCATCCGTAAGCTCGTCATCGCCTGCATCCCCGAGTCCCTGCAGCACGCCATCGGCGGCGGCATCGGCCTGTTCGTGATGTACGTCGGCATGTTGAACGTCGGCTTCATCTCCTTTACTCCCGGCGACCCGAAGGCCGCGGCCAAGGGCGGCCCGATCAACGCCACCCCTGGACTGGCCACGCTCAACACGCCGACCCTCTGGGTCTTCCTCATCGGCCTGGCCATCGCCATCGTGCTCACCCTGCTCAAGGTTCGCGGGTCGCTCTTGATCGCGATCATCGCCGCCGCGCTTATCGGCATCCCCTTCGGCATCACCAACATGAGCCACGCGGTCTCCATCTCTGACACCTTCGCCCAGCTACCCACCACCTTCCTCGCGATCTTCAGTCCGCAGGGCTTCCCGGCGCTGTTCGGCAACCTCGGCCGTCTGCCGCTCGTGATCGTCACCATCTTCGCCTTCTCCATGTCCGACACCTTCGACACCATCGGCACCTTCGTGGGCACAGGGCGCAAGACCGGCATCTTCTCCGACGAGGACATCAGGAACATGGCCAACGGCAAGGGCTTCAGCTCCAAGATGGACAAGGCCCTCTTCGCCGACTCCATCGCCACTTCCATCGGCGGCCTGTTCGGCACCTCCAACGTCACCACCTACGTCGAGTCCTCCGCAGGCATCGCCGCGGGCGGTCGCACCGGCCTGACTTCGGTCACCGTTTCCGCTTGCTTCCTCATCTCGATGTTCCTCTCGCCGCTGGTCTCCGCGATTCCGTCCGCTGCCACTGCCGGCACCCTGGTCGTGGTCGGCTGCATGATGGCCTCCAGCTTGAAGGAAGTGCAGTGGAACGATCTCGCCGAGGCGATCCCGGCTCTCTTCGCCTCCGTGTTCATGGCGCTTTCCTACTCCATCTCCTATGGCATCGCCGCGGGCTTCATCATGTACTGCCTGGTGAAGATCTGCAAGAAGGAGATCAAGGACATCCACCCGGTGATGTGGGTGGTCACCGTCCTCTTCATCCTCGACTTCGCGCTTCAGGCCGTGCTTTGATCGCTCGCTGACCATGAGGATGCGATGAAAATCAGGATTTTATGCTCATTATCCTGATTTTCATCGCATCCTCATTTTGAGTTGCGAGCAAAATCAGCGGAATGGGGCTATGTCGCTGATTTTCATCGCATCCTCGTAGCGGGTTGACGTCGCGCGTGTCGCGCAGTCGGGCGGGTTCCGTATAGTATGTATCTGTAAACCACAGACTGTTGGTTAGAGGCTGCAAGGTCTCTCGAAGTTTGGTTCGCCAAGCCAGCATAGGTTGAACGATATGAACGTTCCTTGTATAAGGGAACAAGCCATGAAAATGGCGTGATTGTTGCTCTGCCTGTGCGCAGGGCATTTTTTGTAGAGATACAGTTATTGCTGAATGCGTTCGTCGCATTCGCGATATCGCCCGAAAAGCTGAAGCATTCCGATTTCCTTAATCAATGGTCGACTCAGGAAGGAACGCCATGAAAAGGCCCGATAAGGCAAAGGTGATCGAGGAGCTCACGGAGCAATTCCGTGACGCCGACGCGGTCTACCTGACCGAGTACCGCGGGCTTACCGTTCCGCAGATTTCCGATCTGCGCGAAAAGCTAGGCCGCGATACTTCCTACTCAGTGGCTAAGAACACGCTCGCTCGCATCGCCGCCAAAGAGGCTGGATACGAAGGCTTCGATGAAGTCCTCGCCGGCCCCTCCGCAATCACTTTCGTCAAGGGTGATTACGTCGAGGCTGCGAAGATCCTGCGTGACTTCGCCAAGAAAAACAAGGCCCTCGTCATCAAGGGTGGTTTCGCAGACGGAACCATGTACGACGCCGAAGGCTTCATGAAACTCGCGAGCCTCAAGTCCCGCGATACGCTGCTTGCCGAAATGGCCGGAGACCTCAAGGAATCCATGGCCAAGGCCGCTCGCACCTTCGCCGCTCTGCCTACCAAGGCCGTGCGTACGATCGATGCGCTGCGCGAGAAGCAGGAAAAGGCCGCTTGATTTTTCCCGCGGTTGCGGCCGTGTGAATGTCAGGCAGTTTTGCAGTAGTCAATAATTAAAAAATTTCAAAAATTTAGGTGACGGAACCAATAAACATCCGTCATCGGAAAAGAAAGGAAGCCTATTATGGCTAAGCTCTCAAGCGATGAGCTCCTCGACGCGTTCAAGGAAATGACCCTGGTTGAACTCTCCGACTTCGTCAAGAAGTTTGAGGACGAGTTCGATGTCGAAGCCTCCGCTCCGGCCGTTGCCGTTGCCGCCGCTCCTGCCGCTGGCGCAGGCGATGGCGCTGAAGAGAAGACCGAGTTCGACGTCGTGCTCTCCTCCTTCGGCGACAAGAAGATCCAGGTCATCAAGGCCGTCAAGAACATCACCGGCAAGGGTCTGGCTGACGCCAAGGCGCTCGTCGACGGTGCTCCTACCACCATCCTCGAGAAGGCCAAGAAGGACGACGCCGAGAAGGCCAAGTCCGAGATCGAAGAGGCCGGCGGCACCGTCGAACTCAAGTAGTTCTTTCTTCTTTGCGGGTAGCGACGGCCGCGGCGGTTTAGAACCGTAGCCGTTTAATCCCGGAAATTGTTGCAGACCCTGCGTGTGGAATCTCCACTCGCAGGGTTTGTTCATTTTGTCGGCTATCGTAGTACCTAAGGTATGTCCTCTACATAAAAGGCGAGGGCAGACTCATGCGTGAGTGTTGTCAATGTCTGTCATTTTCCTTCTCGGCTCAAGGTAAACATGGCAGAATGGAACGAGCATGAACAGAAGTGTATATGGGAGGCCGCAAGGTGTCTGATCCGCGAACGACGAAACATTGGGTCATCAAGGTCAATGGCTCTACGAAAGTCGATGTCGGCCCCGGCGAAAACGTTGAGATCGGACGCAGACCTTTGCGCCCGCTTTCCGATGACGGGCATCGTCGTTTGGAGATCGACGACGATACGCGTTCGATGTCGAAGAGGCACGCGGTATTCACCGTGGCGGCCAATGGCGGGGCATCGCTCACTGACTTGAATTCCACCAACGGATCGTATGTGGTCGATGAAAAAGGGCTGCGGCCGTTGACGCCGAATCAGGATTTCATCCTTCCGGATTCGCCCATGAGATTGCAGTTCGGCGATGTCCCGGTTGACTTTGTACGCGTCGAGGTGGATGAAAGTCCTGAGAGCGGCAACCAGGTTACCGATTTGTTCGACTATGCCGCAAGCGGTGGTGAAAACACCGATATAGAGCCCGATCTTAACGAAATGTCCGTCGATGACATTCTGAACTTACGTGCCGGGGAACCGACCACGGCTTTCAGCGCGGCGGATGTGGCCAATCGTATCGGGGTTTCGGCAACCGCCGGGAGAGACGGCAAGACCGATTCCCACAATATCAGCGGGCAGGCGGCGAACGACAATGGTGCGAACGCAGACGATCTTGCTGGCGAAACCCCGCTGCCGGTCGAGGCCGGCGCAGGCCAGAATGTCGGAGAGCCGCAAGTCGATCACGCCATCGACCAGATTTCATTGAACGTGATGACGCCTGATTCGCAAGCCGAGGACTCCAAGGCTCGTGACCTGTTCAAAGACGCCATGACGAGTGTTGCCGAAGACAAGGCCGAAGAGCCCGGCAGGCTCGCCGATGCCGGCAACAAGGTTTCGCAGCCGGCGGCAAACGATACTGCGGTCCCGCTCGAGAATATATCGTCGTCGGCCGGACTTCAGACGCGACAGGTCTCTTTGCCTTCCCGCCGAAATAACGGACAGCGTTCCCAGAAGACTGGCAACGAGCAGCAACCGATGGGCTCGCCGATAGCGGCGCAGTCGCAGCCCAATATGAACGGAGCTGGGGTTCGAGCTTCCAACGATCACGGCAATCTCCGTGCCGGCGCTGGTAACAACATCAACGGCGACGCCGATAACACCGACGCCGACAGTAACGGAACCGTTTCCGCAGACGAAGCAAGGCGGCGGACAGACAATGGTATAAACGGTTTTTCCGCATTCGGACAGACCCCGGTCGATCAGGACACCCCGGTATTCGTCGCGATGGATGGCGATCCTCGTCAAAGTGAGGGTGGCGGCGCTCGTCCTCGTTTGGATTTCAGTGGTTCGCAGAATTCGCAGAACGATTCGGCGCAGGGCAAGACCGCTGAGGAACGCAACAAGTTCATGCCTCCGATCAGGGACGTTGCAGACTCGCCAATGACCTCTGGAGTCGTGAATGGCGATGACGGCTTGTCCGACGCGCAGCAGGGCTTCAAACCCGCTTTCGAACCTGGATCGGTTTTCGAAAAGGTATCAAATGGCGAATTCGACCAGCCGCAGCCCGAAGTCGAAGTGGAGGGTATGAGTTCGCAGGACGCCAAGGCGACCACGGATTTTTCGCTACAGTTCGAAATGGCGAAACACCCCGAGCTTCTGCCGTTCCTGGCGATGAACCCCTCGCTGTATGACGATTTGTATGCATGGCTTTCGGCGGTGGGCAACGATGATATCGACGCCGCGCTTTCATATAATTCAGGATATATCGAATACTGTAAAGAGGTTGGGGAGGGACGTAAACAATGAGCGAAACGAACCAGACAATGAACGGCATCCAACGGATGCGCAAATGGTATGACAGCTATCGCAACGGGCTTGTGCCTTCGCCTTTGGAAGACGTCGGGCAGCTCACCGCACAGCTCGATTTGACCCACGCCCACCCCTCCGGCATCGCGCAGCTCTTTGCCAGCGGGCACACTACCCTTGATTCCATGTTCCGTGACGCTGGAATGTTGCGTGCCGCCGGCCGCAGGCTTGAGCGCGTTCTTGACGACAGAGCCGCCAAAACCAGGTCCGCCGGAGTCGCCGAGCTGTCGTTGGTGGTCGGTGTGGCCACCTGGATTGGCAATTCGGTCCCCGTTCTGCTCTATCCGGTTGAGGTCCACCATAAGCCGGATGGCCGTGAGACCGATGCCGTCATCCGTTTCACCGGCCATGTCAGTCTCAATCCCGCGTTTACGACGGCCATGCACGACCAACATCTTGACATCGACGAGGTCGCTCTTTTCGATGGCAGAAACTATGCCAGCGGCACCCCCGATACTTCTTCCGTGTTCACCGCCATCGTCGATGAGGTAAAGCCGACGATAGCGGATTTCGACATCGAGCGCAACATCATCCTGGGCTGCTTCATGGATCCCGCCACCAAGATGCTCGCCGAAAGCCGTCGCATCATCGATGCTCTGGCCAGCAAACCGAGCGGCAACGCCGCCCTTGACGCGTTGGCCGGTGCCCCTGACGCCATCGGCGCCTTGAAAGATACGAAATTGCCGAGCTTCAGCCCCTTCGATGCCGATCCGCATAGCGAGCATGAAGCCGGAGATGTCGACAATATTGTGCGTTATGCCGCGAATATGGCGGCACAGGGACATTCGCTGTTTGCCGACGTCGCGCCGGGCAACGACACGGCGCAGATATCCGCGGCTATCGCTTCCCGTTGCATCAGCGCCGGCAGAACCGTGCTTTACGTACCGGCGGTGGCAGGGCAGAAGAAACGTTTCACTCACGAAATGGAAACCTGCCATATGGGCGGCCGCGTGGTCGATATGGCCGATTCCAAGGCGGCGTCGCAGATCGATAAGGAACTGATCGCAGCCGTTGGTTTCAAGCCGGGTGCCGCCGTCGCCCGCTTCGATCAGGTTGCCGATGAACTCGTCGGGGTGCGCTCGCGTCTGACCCGTTACCTCGGAGACCTGCACGGGGTGAGCAAGGAATGGGGTGTCTCCGCTTACCAGACCATTCAGAATCTGGCCAGCATTTCCGCGATGCCGACCCATCCGGCCACCCATGTCCGTCTTTCCAATGAATCCGCAAGGGCCATCGCCCCCCACATGGACGAATGGATCAAAAAGCTTCGTAAGGCCGGCGAATACGGTGAATTCACCGTCGGCCCGCAGACCACACCGTGGTATGGGGCCTCGCTGTTCACACAGGACGAGGCGGTCAACGCCTATCAGAAGGTCGAGAACCTGCTTCAGCGCCTTCTTCCCGCCACGCGCGAGCAAGTGGCGTCGGTCGCTGAAACCTGTGGTTTCCCGGTGCCGTCGACAGCGCAGGAATGGGGCCGTCAGGTCACTGTCCTGAAGAACCTGCGTCGCGTGCTCGACGTGTTCCAGCCCGAAATTTTCGAACGCGATATCGATTCGATGATCGAAGCCAGCAAGCCAAAGGCTCAACGTAAGGCCGAGGGGACGAGCATGGGCTTCTGGGAGCGTCGTCGCCACGTCAAGGAGGCCAAGAGCCTGCTGCGGGCCGGCTCCCAGGTGGAAGATCTGCACGAGGCGTTGCAGGTTGTGGACAAGCAATCGCAACAGTGGCATGAAATCGTGCCTCATGGCGGTTGGCCTGTGCTTCCTGCGAAGTTGGATACGATCGTGGAAACGCAGGAATCGCTGATGCACGACATTACGGCGCTCGATACCGTGCTCGCTACCACGCTCGAGGGCGGAGATCTGCAAAGTGTCGATTTGGCGAGACTCGAAGAAAGGCTCAAGGCACTGTATTCGGATCGCGTGGCGCTGGACACCTTGCCGGGACGCGCCAGCCTCGAACGTGAGTTCCATTCCGTGGGACTTGACGCGTTGATTGAGGACATGCGCAACCGCCGGGTGTCCGTGGACGCCGTGGAAGGGGAGCTTCAGCTCTCCTGGTGGACGACGGTCTTTGAAGATATCGTCCGGTCTTCGGCGATTATCTCCAACCAGGACGGATCCGCCTTGCAGTCCGCAGCCGACCGGTTTGTGCAGGTCGATGTCGACCACGTCAACTCCGTAGGGCCCATGCTCGAGCAGGAGGCCATGCGCCATCTGTGCGATATGCTCTTCTCTCACACGCAGGAAGCCAACCAGCTGCACACGTTGCTGGCCAGCAATATGAATGTGCCGTTGAACCATATCATCCGCGAATATCCTCGGATTCTTGCGGCGGCGAAGCCGGTCATCATGGCCACGCCTTTCACGCTTGCCGTGTTGAGCGACCCCCAGCCTCTGGCCGATGTGGCCATCATCGATGCGGCCTCCCATATTCCTTCCCTTGAATTGCTGAGCATACTGAGCCGCGCCAAGCGTGTTGTTCTCATCGCCCACCAATCCACCATCACCTCCGAATCGTTGAACGCTTTGGTCGCTTTGCTGCCCAAGGTCACCATTGAAACACGGCCGGTATGCCGCGATCCGCGTCTCTCGTCCTTCCTTTCCGCCCAAGGTTACGGTAGCGCCCGCAAGGATGTGGCCACGGAATCGATGCAGGGCAAGGTGCGTTTCCACAGGGTCGAAGCCAACGGCGTGCCCGTGCTTGCCACTGGATTGGTGGAAAGCAGCCAACAGGAAATCGATGAGGTCATTGCCGTGATCAAGCAACGTGCCGGGGCCTTTACCGTCGTGCCGACCGGTTATCTGCTCGCGGTGGTCACGCTGACTCCGGTTTTCCGCACGAGGCTCGGCGCCGAGTTGAAGTCGTTGTCGTTGAAGGACGAAGCCATGGGACGCTTCCTTCGCCACGTACGTCTGGTCGATCTCGATGAGGTGACCGGGGTGCGCGCCACCGATGTCATCCTTTCGCTGTGCTTCGCCAAGACCTCGCACGGCCGTCTTCTCCAGCAGTTCGGAACGTTGGAAGGCGAGGGCGGCGACGGCAAGTTGCTCGATGCCCTCGCCCTGGCCGATCGCAATGTCGACATCATCTCTGCGTTCGCTTCTGCGGATATGGAAGATGACCGTCTCCACCAGCCAGGTCCAAAGCTGTTGAAGGTCATGCTCAAGTGGGCCGAGGGCCTGGGCAGGGAAGTGGTGCGTCCCTCGGTGTCGCTTAAAGGCGACAACGTCCTGTTCAACGATCTGGCCGACCGCATCCGTGCGCGCGGGCTCAAGGTGGCCGCCAATTATGGTTTCGATGGTGCTACCTCCATTCCTCTGGTCGTCGGCCTGAAAGACAAGCCGTTCTCGCTGGCGGTGATGACCGATGACGCGCAGTTCATGGGCGTCCAGTCAACGCGCAAACGTCACCGTGTGCTGATGCAGGACCTGACATCGCTCGGCTGGTCGGTCATGACCGTTTGGAGCGTGGCCGCGTTCGTCAATCCGGACAAGGAAGTTGACCGGATTGTCAGCCGTATCAGCGACCTGTATCGAGAGGTTCGCTGATGGCGGTGGCCTACGATCCGAATCGTCGGTCAACCCGAACCCACAAGCGTGTGGTACGCAAAGGCAACGAACGCTTCGACGTCGACGGCGTTGAGCTCGATCCGTCGGACCGCCGTCCGAAAGGCAGCAAACAGGCCGATGACGACAGCCGCATCCTCCGTGAGCTGCCGCCGCACTGGGGTATTTTCAGCGAGCGGGACAAGTAGAATTCGTCAGTTTTATCGGTAAAGGATGATTTGCTAGCAGGCCGTCATCCTTTACTGTTATCGCCTTAGAATCGGTTGTTTCTGGGAATCGCGTGCTTTCCTAGAGTTTGGCGGCCAGAATCGGCATACGCTCCTGCGCCGCCATGATTCGTGCGGCATCCCGCGGTGGCATGGCCAGCATCGTGGTGACATTGCCGCTCTCGTCGCGATGCGGGTTGCCCGTGACCGTCGCCTGACTCGCCAATATGCAGGTTTGTTCATCCGATTGCGTTGGAGGTGTTGCCGTGCTCGGCGCTGTACCGACGTCGGTGTCCGGTTCTTCGACCTGACCGGTCGGTGTCTGCCCGTTTGCCGGTTCTCCGGTTCCTGTTGTGCTTGCGTCAGACGCATTTGCAGGTTCCGTATCGGCTTCCGTCTGCCGGTTTGCGGCAGGGTTTTGATCTGGTGCATCCGGCAGGGATGCGCATCCGCCGCTGCCGACAAGCGACACCTTGTCGCCGGGAATCAAGGCCTTTGACGACCCGCTGATTTTGACGTCTATGGTGGTCAGTCCGTGTCCGATCACTGGCGAGGCCCGCGCCATGGGCCGGGAGATGACGCTGCCGTTTTCGATGTCCACTTGCGCCACGAGTCCTTTTACGTCGCCATCCGAGCTGAAAACGTTGGCCAATGCAGGGCTGTCGGCGATTTGTACGGTTTTGAGATCATCGGCGCGGATGGTCTGCCCGCGTTTGATGGCACGCGTGGCCGTGACGGCGGTTTTGGTGGCGACGCTGCTGGAAATAGACTGTAATGCAAAGAAAACGGCAAGCCCGACACACAGCGCCGCGAGTGCGGTACGTGTCTGCCGCATCGTGCGTCGTTGCTTAAGCGTCGGTTTCTTGACGTTTAAGCCTTGTTTGCTTCCATGGCTAAAAAGGTTCATGGTTCTATGATGGACCAGAACGCAAAATTACCGAGGCAAAAACGGGTACTGTGGTCGAATGCTACGGCTTATCAACATTCGAGGCGTGTCGTGGTGGAGAAGCAAAACGAGTTATCCACATCAGAAATGCTGTTTTGCTGATTCCCGCATCGCGCGATGGATGATACAACGCTTGCGTCGTTGCGACTACAATTTCGCAAGGCTGCTTTGTCGCTGTATCAACGCCAAAAATGCGTGAATATCAATGCAATAGTGCATCATTGCGCCATTTAAAAGTGCCAAAGCCATAAACCGATAATCCTTGAGCGGTAAAACATGAAAGCCGGCGCTCGCGTCAGGCAAGTTCCGGCTTTCTTGGGATCTCTAAAGATCAAGCTGACAGCAGTCATTTCTTGGATGAAGACGACGAACCGCCCTTGTCGGTGCGGTAGAAGCCGTGCCCTTTGAACTCGATGGGCACCGCCGAGTAGACCTTGCGCACCTGCTCTTCGCCGCACTTCGGGCAGACGGTGATGGGATCGTCGGAGAATGACTGCTGTTCGGTGAAATCGTATCCACAATTCTTGCAACGATAGTGATAAGTAGGCAACGGTCCCTCCAGGAAAATAAACACTCAACAAGTCAACTGTTCATATCCTAGTCCCAGCCCTGACGCTCGTTCGTTTCCGGTGAAGTCTGCGTATTCGCTCAGAAGTGAGGACTGCATCAGAAAGTCGGTAAGAAACCGTTGGCGCAAGAACCGGAAGAACCGTGATTATGCGTGAATCCGTTTCAACCATGCAGAGATAATCACGAAAATCAGGATGAAAGTGTGATTATCTCCGTAGATAACGCGTTGATGCGCAGATAATCACAGATTTGCGGTTCAAAGTGTGATTAACATCGTAACAAATGTCTGGATGCGCGGATAATCACAAAAAGCGGGTCGAAAGTGTGATTTTCAGCAGTACGAACGCCTTCATGCGCAGAAAATCACGTTTATGTCGGTTTGATTGTTTAGCGCGTGGCGACGGCCTGCTGAAAATGTCTGCAGAGGTTGTGTCGCGCTATAAGGCGATGACCCGCTTATCCGTCATCACCGCGTCGACCGGAATATCGTGGGGTTCGCGGGGTACGGCGCCATGGCGATCGATGAATTCGGAATCCCAGCAGACGCCGACTTTCAGCGCATCGGACCGGCAAAGCTTCAAAACCTGGTCATACCAGCCGCCTCCGCGACCCAACCGAGTGCCGTCGAGGTCGATGGCGAAAGCCGGTATGAAAACGATGCTCGCGTCGGCGATGGCGTTCGGCTCGAGTACTTTGCCGTCCGGTTCCGCCGGTCTCAGCCCGCCCGTTGCGGTGTGCGACATCTGGCGCAGCCCGGATTCGCCGCAATATTCGCTCCATCCGATATCGCGCCCTTTGCCGAGCCGTGGGACAAGCGCCCGCAACCGACGCCTGACCAGTTCGTCCAACAGCCCCAGCGTCGGCACTTCCGTCCCCATCGAAACGTAAGCGGCAACAGTGTCTCCGGGCTCCAAACCCATGGTCTGGCCATCCGTGCCATCCAACAGCGATGCGCCAAGTTTTTCCAGTCGTTTGCCGGCTGCAGTCCGTTCGGCCCCGCTCGCTTGCCTTCGTCTGCCGATGGCCTCGCGTCGCATGTCGCGTTTCAGCGCATCGATATTTTCGCATTTCTCGCCCATGCCTTCATACTA from Bifidobacterium sp. ESL0800 encodes:
- a CDS encoding FmdB family zinc ribbon protein, with product MPTYHYRCKNCGYDFTEQQSFSDDPITVCPKCGEEQVRKVYSAVPIEFKGHGFYRTDKGGSSSSSKK
- a CDS encoding 5-formyltetrahydrofolate cyclo-ligase, giving the protein MGEKCENIDALKRDMRREAIGRRRQASGAERTAAGKRLEKLGASLLDGTDGQTMGLEPGDTVAAYVSMGTEVPTLGLLDELVRRRLRALVPRLGKGRDIGWSEYCGESGLRQMSHTATGGLRPAEPDGKVLEPNAIADASIVFIPAFAIDLDGTRLGRGGGWYDQVLKLCRSDALKVGVCWDSEFIDRHGAVPREPHDIPVDAVMTDKRVIAL
- a CDS encoding helicase, whose product is MSETNQTMNGIQRMRKWYDSYRNGLVPSPLEDVGQLTAQLDLTHAHPSGIAQLFASGHTTLDSMFRDAGMLRAAGRRLERVLDDRAAKTRSAGVAELSLVVGVATWIGNSVPVLLYPVEVHHKPDGRETDAVIRFTGHVSLNPAFTTAMHDQHLDIDEVALFDGRNYASGTPDTSSVFTAIVDEVKPTIADFDIERNIILGCFMDPATKMLAESRRIIDALASKPSGNAALDALAGAPDAIGALKDTKLPSFSPFDADPHSEHEAGDVDNIVRYAANMAAQGHSLFADVAPGNDTAQISAAIASRCISAGRTVLYVPAVAGQKKRFTHEMETCHMGGRVVDMADSKAASQIDKELIAAVGFKPGAAVARFDQVADELVGVRSRLTRYLGDLHGVSKEWGVSAYQTIQNLASISAMPTHPATHVRLSNESARAIAPHMDEWIKKLRKAGEYGEFTVGPQTTPWYGASLFTQDEAVNAYQKVENLLQRLLPATREQVASVAETCGFPVPSTAQEWGRQVTVLKNLRRVLDVFQPEIFERDIDSMIEASKPKAQRKAEGTSMGFWERRRHVKEAKSLLRAGSQVEDLHEALQVVDKQSQQWHEIVPHGGWPVLPAKLDTIVETQESLMHDITALDTVLATTLEGGDLQSVDLARLEERLKALYSDRVALDTLPGRASLEREFHSVGLDALIEDMRNRRVSVDAVEGELQLSWWTTVFEDIVRSSAIISNQDGSALQSAADRFVQVDVDHVNSVGPMLEQEAMRHLCDMLFSHTQEANQLHTLLASNMNVPLNHIIREYPRILAAAKPVIMATPFTLAVLSDPQPLADVAIIDAASHIPSLELLSILSRAKRVVLIAHQSTITSESLNALVALLPKVTIETRPVCRDPRLSSFLSAQGYGSARKDVATESMQGKVRFHRVEANGVPVLATGLVESSQQEIDEVIAVIKQRAGAFTVVPTGYLLAVVTLTPVFRTRLGAELKSLSLKDEAMGRFLRHVRLVDLDEVTGVRATDVILSLCFAKTSHGRLLQQFGTLEGEGGDGKLLDALALADRNVDIISAFASADMEDDRLHQPGPKLLKVMLKWAEGLGREVVRPSVSLKGDNVLFNDLADRIRARGLKVAANYGFDGATSIPLVVGLKDKPFSLAVMTDDAQFMGVQSTRKRHRVLMQDLTSLGWSVMTVWSVAAFVNPDKEVDRIVSRISDLYREVR
- a CDS encoding SAF domain-containing protein, with the translated sequence MRQTRTALAALCVGLAVFFALQSISSSVATKTAVTATRAIKRGQTIRADDLKTVQIADSPALANVFSSDGDVKGLVAQVDIENGSVISRPMARASPVIGHGLTTIDVKISGSSKALIPGDKVSLVGSGGCASLPDAPDQNPAANRQTEADTEPANASDASTTGTGEPANGQTPTGQVEEPDTDVGTAPSTATPPTQSDEQTCILASQATVTGNPHRDESGNVTTMLAMPPRDAARIMAAQERMPILAAKL